The Caenorhabditis elegans chromosome II genome has a segment encoding these proteins:
- the syd-1 gene encoding Rho GTPase-activating protein syd-1 (Confirmed by transcript evidence): protein MLISTSLKFLTMLTSNGFGGTNPPKGMPYPPTYLYTEEPQNECCCCWLCRLLCCCSPVDQTASRSRMNASQPPPGGGGRLPDEVFRKITAVDQGQSTLTQSGIQGLSARTLSSEPRGDLVFQLVEIIKKPGQSLGLYLREGNGKDRSDGVFVSRFGDNSELAKYGEVMRPGDEILTINNVEVSMMSIDDVVLILSIPRRLLLRIRYSKSMRHEIISSRSRESERPVVVFHKYDDRRDSETNAPILSQPTSTANTWLGKKSRQQMEEMRNATTSSTLRTHASTSSPRNHFAPRLVNGHSHSIGVPSASTTSHDHQYQRFASEPSDSVSRTARVPPPRLASATVRRTESFNSAPGVSTSAPMYTLPRSSTAVPPPDILGSIPYSARDPLMRSSADLPYDPMTGRLSSSVPTDPLLSRSLCSPILPRTLRQANDSNKSNSLPRRRIMTGGRNVKWRNDVVSTSDLCGEESDGAISAPEYSSPPFSRLTQQQQFRLSNGSPGRTVNDIFSAAEYRNWAGPYDPRGMYGPFPPGQRATRWSHTYGEQRAPRTSSLPGRTVLAQSLVGSPVLPRHPPPIVQDRPSAVFDRYHVSPLMNRRAPLRAAGPGINVDRLSVSSLTGILYVHIVEGRGLKIPEKQKGLTEEMYCVLEVDEQHRARTGVSTIEQKFKWRETFHIDVVNATVSNFFVYSWHPQFRHKLCHKGSLKLLEAFVVDQLNDDRVFALNLEPRGQLIVRIGFHDLQAVFRRTVNPRLNGVFGISLSRLVQRERRDTPIVLTRLIQEIEKRGVDYSGLYVLCGSVEKKKMLRAELESNPLGTELAAESIPDTNVIACLIKDFLRELPEPLISPQIHGMLLEAASVALPNDVQTNRHLVLKIIDCLQLSAKNCLLLVLDHLSTVLCSSPHNGLTPTRLSLIFAPLLFFCLDTFSPYTISPTSKMAAVRTLDINQASSSLQMILSIWPSRVNSESGSDSPATTCQKGGVIAYVSESQC, encoded by the exons ATGCTCATATCCACAAGTTTAAAGTTCTTGACAATGTTAACATCCAACGGATTCGGTGGCACCAATCCACCAAAAG GAATGCCATATCCACCAACCTACCTTTACACAGAAGAACCACAAAACGAATGTTGCTGCTGTTGGTTATGCAGATTACTGTGTTGTTGTTCTCCAGTCGATCAG ACCGCCTCACGCAGTCGCATGAATGCCAGTCAACCGCCTCCCG GAGGCGGAGGACGATTACCAGATGAGGTGTTCAGGAAGATCACAGCCGTGGATCAGGGACAAAGTACACTTACACAGTCTGGAATACAGGGACTAAGTGCTCGAACTCTGAGCTc AGAACCAAGAGGTGATCTAGTCTTCCAACTTGTCGAAATAATTAAGAAACCAGGCCAATCTTTGGGTTTATATTTGAGAGAAGGAAATGGAAAAGATCGATCTGATGGAGTCTTTGTTTCAAGATTTGGAGATAATTCAGAACTTGCAAA aTACGGTGAAGTGATGCGTCCTGGTGACGAGATTCTCACAATTAATAATGTGGAAGTATCGATGATGAGTATAGATGATGTTGTTCTTATTCTTAGCATACCCAGAAGATTATTACTCAGGATACG ttattcAAAGTCAATGAGACATGAAATAATATCAAGTAGATCCAGAGAAAGCGAACGACCTGTCGTTGTATTTcataaa tatGACGATCGTCGAGACAGTGAAACGAACGCTCCTATCCTCTCCCAACCAACTTCTACAGCGAATACGTGGCTCGGGAAGAAAAGTCGGCAGCAAATGGAG GAGATGCGAAACGCAACAACATCTTCTACACTACGTACTCATGCAAGTACATCATCACCACGTAACCATTTTGCTCCTCGACTCGTAAATGGTCATTCTCATTCAATTGGTGTTCCATCTGCTTCCACCACTTCCCATGATCATCAATATCAAAG ATTCGCCTCTGAGCCATCCGACTCAGTTTCGCGGACAGCTCGAGTGCCACCTCCTCGGCTGGCTTCTGCCACAGTTCGAAGGACAGAGAGTTTTAACTCGGCGCCTGGAGTTTCAACT AGTGCACCAATGTACACGCTACCTCGATCTTCAACAGCAGTACCACCACCTGATATTCTTGGCTCAATTCCATATTCAGCACGAGATCCTCTCATGCGTTCTTCTGCCGACCTTCCATACGACCCGATGACTGGCCGTTTGTCTTCTTCTGTGCCAACAGACCCGTTATTATCTCGCTCGTTGTGCTCGCCAATCCTTCCACGAACTCTTCGTCAAGCGAACGATAGTAACAAAAGCAATTCTTTGCCTCGTCGAAGGATCATGACTG GTGGTAGAAATGTCAAATGGAGAAATGATGTTGTATCAACATCTGATCTTTGTGGAGAAGAAAGTGATGGAGCAATATCTGCTCCGGAATACTCGTCTCCTCCATTTTCCAGACTAACCCAAC agcaACAATTTCGATTGTCTAATGGAAGTCCGGGAAGAACTGTGAATGACATTTTCTCAGCAGCAGAATATCGAAATTGGGCAGGACCATATGATCCAAGGGGAATGTATGGACCATTTCCACCCGGACAAAGAGCAACACGATGGTCACATACATATGGAGAACAAAGAGCTCCAAGGACGTCATCTCTACCAGGAAGAACAGTATTAGCTCAAAGTCTTGTTGGAAGTCCAGTATTGCCACGCCATCCACCTCCAATTGTTCAAGATCGGCCTTCTGCAGTTTTTGATAGATATCATGTTTCACCATTGATGAACCGAAGAGCACCGCTCCGGGCAGCTGGTCCAGGAATAAACGTGGATCGCTTAAGCGTGAGCAGTTTAACTGGAATTCTTTATGTTCACATTGTCGAAGGACGTGGGCTTAAAATTCCAGAGAAACAAAAAGGGCTCACCGAGGAAATGTATTGTGTTCTTGAG gtgGATGAACAACATCGAGCTCGGACTGGTGTATCGACCATTGAGCAGAAGTTCAAGTGGCGTGAAACATTCCATATTGATGTTGTTAATGCAAcggtttcgaattttttcgtctACTCCTGGCATCCACAGTTCCGACATAAACTTTGCCACAAAGGTTCTCTGAAACTTTTGGAAGCATTTGTCGTCGATCAACTAAATGATGATAGAGTTTTCGCTTTAAATTTGGAGCCACGTGGTCAGCTTATTGTTCGAATTGGATTTCATGATTTACAAGCAGTATTCCGAAGAACAGTAAATCCCCGATTGAATGGAGTATTTGGAATTTCATTATCAAGATTAGTTCAAAGAGAACGCCGAGATACACCAATTGTTCTCACAAGGCTTAttcaagaaattgagaaaagaggAGTGGATTACAGTGGGCTTTACGTTT tatGTGGCTCcgtggaaaagaaaaagatgtTACGAGCCGAATTGGAATCAAATCCACTTGGCACAGAACTTGCCGCGGAATCAATTCCTGACACGAATGTGATTGCTTGTCTTATTAAAGATTTCCTTCGAGAACTTCCGGAACCTTTAATATCTCCTCAAATTCACGGAATGCTTCTAGAAGCTGCTTCAGTTGCACTACCAAATGATGTTCAAACGAATCGACATCTCGTCTTAAAAATCATTGACTGCCTTCAACTCTCTGCTAAAAACTGTCTACTTCTAGTTCTTGATCATTTGAGTACAGTTCTATGCTCTTCTCCACATAATGGGCTGACTCCGACTCGATTATCATTG ATATTTGCACCActtcttttcttttgtctCGACACGTTCTCTCCATATACAATATCACCAACATCCAAAATGGCAGCAGTCCGTACACTCGATATCAATCAAGCATCTTCAAGTCTCCAAATGATTTTGTCGATATGGCCCTCAAGAGTTA acagcGAAAGCGGATCAGATAGTCCGGCCACGACATGTCAGAAAGGAGGCGTCATCGCCTATGTCTCGGAATCGCAGTGCTGA
- the syd-1 gene encoding Rho GTPase-activating protein syd-1 (Confirmed by transcript evidence) — MRNATTSSTLRTHASTSSPRNHFAPRLVNGHSHSIGVPSASTTSHDHQYQRFASEPSDSVSRTARVPPPRLASATVRRTESFNSAPGVSTSAPMYTLPRSSTAVPPPDILGSIPYSARDPLMRSSADLPYDPMTGRLSSSVPTDPLLSRSLCSPILPRTLRQANDSNKSNSLPRRRIMTGGRNVKWRNDVVSTSDLCGEESDGAISAPEYSSPPFSRLTQQQQFRLSNGSPGRTVNDIFSAAEYRNWAGPYDPRGMYGPFPPGQRATRWSHTYGEQRAPRTSSLPGRTVLAQSLVGSPVLPRHPPPIVQDRPSAVFDRYHVSPLMNRRAPLRAAGPGINVDRLSVSSLTGILYVHIVEGRGLKIPEKQKGLTEEMYCVLEVDEQHRARTGVSTIEQKFKWRETFHIDVVNATVSNFFVYSWHPQFRHKLCHKGSLKLLEAFVVDQLNDDRVFALNLEPRGQLIVRIGFHDLQAVFRRTVNPRLNGVFGISLSRLVQRERRDTPIVLTRLIQEIEKRGVDYSGLYVLCGSVEKKKMLRAELESNPLGTELAAESIPDTNVIACLIKDFLRELPEPLISPQIHGMLLEAASVALPNDVQTNRHLVLKIIDCLQLSAKNCLLLVLDHLSTVLCSSPHNGLTPTRLSLIFAPLLFFCLDTFSPYTISPTSKMAAVRTLDINQASSSLQMILSIWPSRVNSESGSDSPATTCQKGGVIAYVSESQC; from the exons ATGCGAAACGCAACAACATCTTCTACACTACGTACTCATGCAAGTACATCATCACCACGTAACCATTTTGCTCCTCGACTCGTAAATGGTCATTCTCATTCAATTGGTGTTCCATCTGCTTCCACCACTTCCCATGATCATCAATATCAAAG ATTCGCCTCTGAGCCATCCGACTCAGTTTCGCGGACAGCTCGAGTGCCACCTCCTCGGCTGGCTTCTGCCACAGTTCGAAGGACAGAGAGTTTTAACTCGGCGCCTGGAGTTTCAACT AGTGCACCAATGTACACGCTACCTCGATCTTCAACAGCAGTACCACCACCTGATATTCTTGGCTCAATTCCATATTCAGCACGAGATCCTCTCATGCGTTCTTCTGCCGACCTTCCATACGACCCGATGACTGGCCGTTTGTCTTCTTCTGTGCCAACAGACCCGTTATTATCTCGCTCGTTGTGCTCGCCAATCCTTCCACGAACTCTTCGTCAAGCGAACGATAGTAACAAAAGCAATTCTTTGCCTCGTCGAAGGATCATGACTG GTGGTAGAAATGTCAAATGGAGAAATGATGTTGTATCAACATCTGATCTTTGTGGAGAAGAAAGTGATGGAGCAATATCTGCTCCGGAATACTCGTCTCCTCCATTTTCCAGACTAACCCAAC agcaACAATTTCGATTGTCTAATGGAAGTCCGGGAAGAACTGTGAATGACATTTTCTCAGCAGCAGAATATCGAAATTGGGCAGGACCATATGATCCAAGGGGAATGTATGGACCATTTCCACCCGGACAAAGAGCAACACGATGGTCACATACATATGGAGAACAAAGAGCTCCAAGGACGTCATCTCTACCAGGAAGAACAGTATTAGCTCAAAGTCTTGTTGGAAGTCCAGTATTGCCACGCCATCCACCTCCAATTGTTCAAGATCGGCCTTCTGCAGTTTTTGATAGATATCATGTTTCACCATTGATGAACCGAAGAGCACCGCTCCGGGCAGCTGGTCCAGGAATAAACGTGGATCGCTTAAGCGTGAGCAGTTTAACTGGAATTCTTTATGTTCACATTGTCGAAGGACGTGGGCTTAAAATTCCAGAGAAACAAAAAGGGCTCACCGAGGAAATGTATTGTGTTCTTGAG gtgGATGAACAACATCGAGCTCGGACTGGTGTATCGACCATTGAGCAGAAGTTCAAGTGGCGTGAAACATTCCATATTGATGTTGTTAATGCAAcggtttcgaattttttcgtctACTCCTGGCATCCACAGTTCCGACATAAACTTTGCCACAAAGGTTCTCTGAAACTTTTGGAAGCATTTGTCGTCGATCAACTAAATGATGATAGAGTTTTCGCTTTAAATTTGGAGCCACGTGGTCAGCTTATTGTTCGAATTGGATTTCATGATTTACAAGCAGTATTCCGAAGAACAGTAAATCCCCGATTGAATGGAGTATTTGGAATTTCATTATCAAGATTAGTTCAAAGAGAACGCCGAGATACACCAATTGTTCTCACAAGGCTTAttcaagaaattgagaaaagaggAGTGGATTACAGTGGGCTTTACGTTT tatGTGGCTCcgtggaaaagaaaaagatgtTACGAGCCGAATTGGAATCAAATCCACTTGGCACAGAACTTGCCGCGGAATCAATTCCTGACACGAATGTGATTGCTTGTCTTATTAAAGATTTCCTTCGAGAACTTCCGGAACCTTTAATATCTCCTCAAATTCACGGAATGCTTCTAGAAGCTGCTTCAGTTGCACTACCAAATGATGTTCAAACGAATCGACATCTCGTCTTAAAAATCATTGACTGCCTTCAACTCTCTGCTAAAAACTGTCTACTTCTAGTTCTTGATCATTTGAGTACAGTTCTATGCTCTTCTCCACATAATGGGCTGACTCCGACTCGATTATCATTG ATATTTGCACCActtcttttcttttgtctCGACACGTTCTCTCCATATACAATATCACCAACATCCAAAATGGCAGCAGTCCGTACACTCGATATCAATCAAGCATCTTCAAGTCTCCAAATGATTTTGTCGATATGGCCCTCAAGAGTTA acagcGAAAGCGGATCAGATAGTCCGGCCACGACATGTCAGAAAGGAGGCGTCATCGCCTATGTCTCGGAATCGCAGTGCTGA